Proteins encoded in a region of the Salmo trutta chromosome 34, fSalTru1.1, whole genome shotgun sequence genome:
- the LOC115173525 gene encoding ladderlectin isoform X2, which produces MAMLTISLLLCAAIALSGATGAKGAEEGVVSAETRNQCPTGWFQFGSRCFMFVETARSWPLAERHCVSLGANLASVHSSADYQFLQEMVGSKTGGFSTTWIGGFDAVQDRLWFWSDGSKFDYQNWKKGEPNNSGGREPCIVINWGDEYRWNDIKCGNSFPSVCSKRICEIQKN; this is translated from the exons atggcAATGTTGACCATATCTCTGCTGCTCTGTGCTGCCATTGCTCTGAGTGGAGCAACAG GAGCTAAGGGGGCAGAGGAGGGAGTAGTGTCAGCAGAGACCAGGAACCAATGCCCCACAGGCTGGTTCCAATTTGGATCGCGCTGCTTCATGTTCGTCGAGACTGCAAGGTCATGGCCCCTAGCAGAG CGCCACTGTGTGTCCCTTGGAGCAAACCTGGCGTCTGTGCATAGCTCTGCGGATTATCAATTTCTACAGGAAATGGTGGGGAGCAAGACTGGCGGTTTCTCAACTACCTGGATTGGAGGATTTGATGCTGTTCAG GACAGGCTATGGTTTTGGAGTGACGGCTCCAAATTTGATTACCAGAACTGGAAGAAAGGAGAGCCCAATAATAGCGGTGGCAGAGAGCCATGTATAGTGATCAACTGGGGAG ACGAATACCGCTGGAACGATATAAAATGTGGAAACAGCTTTCCCTCTGTGTGCTCCAAAAGAATCTGTGAAATCCAGAAAAACTGA
- the LOC115173525 gene encoding ladderlectin isoform X1, translated as MAMLTISLLLCAAIALSGATVLGLFQGFGFEQALQLGAKGAEEGVVSAETRNQCPTGWFQFGSRCFMFVETARSWPLAERHCVSLGANLASVHSSADYQFLQEMVGSKTGGFSTTWIGGFDAVQDRLWFWSDGSKFDYQNWKKGEPNNSGGREPCIVINWGDEYRWNDIKCGNSFPSVCSKRICEIQKN; from the exons atggcAATGTTGACCATATCTCTGCTGCTCTGTGCTGCCATTGCTCTGAGTGGAGCAACAG TTTTAGGACTGTTCCAGGGCTTTGGTTTTGAGCAGGCTTTGCAGCTGG GAGCTAAGGGGGCAGAGGAGGGAGTAGTGTCAGCAGAGACCAGGAACCAATGCCCCACAGGCTGGTTCCAATTTGGATCGCGCTGCTTCATGTTCGTCGAGACTGCAAGGTCATGGCCCCTAGCAGAG CGCCACTGTGTGTCCCTTGGAGCAAACCTGGCGTCTGTGCATAGCTCTGCGGATTATCAATTTCTACAGGAAATGGTGGGGAGCAAGACTGGCGGTTTCTCAACTACCTGGATTGGAGGATTTGATGCTGTTCAG GACAGGCTATGGTTTTGGAGTGACGGCTCCAAATTTGATTACCAGAACTGGAAGAAAGGAGAGCCCAATAATAGCGGTGGCAGAGAGCCATGTATAGTGATCAACTGGGGAG ACGAATACCGCTGGAACGATATAAAATGTGGAAACAGCTTTCCCTCTGTGTGCTCCAAAAGAATCTGTGAAATCCAGAAAAACTGA